Proteins from a single region of Chryseobacterium sp. W4I1:
- a CDS encoding TIGR00730 family Rossman fold protein — protein MEMEGTRDESLINPELDINETKLHNSLRQKTWDETITKDSWMVFKVMAEFVDGYEKLAKIGPCVSIFGSARLKPESKYYEMAVEIAEKITKLGFGIITGGGPGIMEAGNKGAFNGQGRSIGLNIDLPFEQHFNPYINKSYSMNFDYFFVRKVMFVKYSQGFVVMPGGFGTLDELTEAITLIQTNKIGKFPIVLVGSEFWGGLLEWFKATLLKEGMIAEDDLDLYRVVDTADEAVAHIKAFYDKYSVNVNF, from the coding sequence ATGGAAATGGAGGGAACGAGGGATGAAAGTTTGATAAATCCTGAATTAGATATAAACGAAACAAAGCTTCACAACAGTCTCAGACAAAAAACCTGGGACGAAACCATTACGAAGGACAGCTGGATGGTGTTTAAAGTAATGGCTGAATTTGTGGATGGTTACGAAAAGCTGGCCAAGATCGGCCCGTGTGTTTCTATATTTGGGTCTGCAAGGCTGAAGCCAGAAAGTAAGTACTACGAAATGGCTGTAGAAATTGCCGAAAAAATCACTAAACTAGGCTTCGGAATCATTACCGGAGGTGGCCCGGGCATTATGGAAGCGGGCAATAAAGGTGCATTCAATGGCCAGGGAAGATCTATCGGGCTTAATATTGATCTGCCTTTTGAGCAGCATTTTAATCCTTATATTAATAAATCTTATTCTATGAACTTCGATTACTTTTTTGTAAGAAAAGTAATGTTCGTAAAATATTCCCAGGGATTTGTGGTAATGCCTGGAGGCTTTGGAACTCTTGATGAGCTTACGGAAGCTATAACACTGATCCAGACTAATAAAATAGGTAAATTCCCGATCGTTCTTGTAGGAAGTGAATTCTGGGGTGGCTTGTTGGAATGGTTCAAAGCAACACTGTTAAAAGAAGGAATGATCGCAGAAGATGATCTGGATTTATACAGGGTGGTAGATACGGCGGATGAAGCGGTGGCCCACATTAAAGCATTTTATGACAAATATTCTGTGAATGTAAATTTTTAA
- a CDS encoding nucleotidyltransferase family protein has product MKALIFAAGKGTRLKPFTDHHPKALAKVNGIPLLERNINYLKSFGIKDFVINIHHFGNQIVEFLNKNSNFGCSIEISDERNELLETGGGLIFARKFLDHGEDFLIMNADILTEININALVEYHKKIKDFATLAVSDRDSSRKLLFNDDMVLRGWLNVQSGEQRLAEFNKGFKALAFSGVHCINPAIFEKIKRTGKFSVMEEYLDLMQTEHIHGFVHDSILIDVGRPESVIEAEKHFK; this is encoded by the coding sequence ATGAAAGCTTTAATTTTCGCTGCCGGGAAAGGCACAAGGCTGAAACCTTTTACGGATCATCATCCAAAAGCCCTTGCTAAGGTAAACGGCATACCGCTTCTGGAAAGAAATATAAATTATCTTAAAAGCTTCGGAATAAAAGATTTTGTGATCAATATCCATCATTTTGGAAATCAGATTGTTGAATTTTTAAATAAAAACAGTAATTTCGGATGCAGCATTGAAATCTCGGATGAGAGGAATGAGCTGCTGGAAACCGGTGGCGGCTTGATTTTTGCTAGAAAATTCCTCGATCACGGGGAAGATTTTCTGATCATGAACGCTGATATTTTAACAGAGATCAATATCAATGCTCTTGTTGAGTATCACAAAAAGATAAAAGATTTTGCTACTTTAGCGGTTTCAGATAGAGATAGTTCGAGAAAATTACTTTTCAACGACGATATGGTTTTGAGAGGCTGGCTTAATGTACAGTCGGGAGAACAGAGGCTTGCGGAATTCAACAAAGGTTTTAAAGCTCTTGCCTTCAGTGGCGTTCACTGTATCAATCCCGCTATCTTTGAAAAAATAAAAAGAACCGGCAAGTTTTCTGTTATGGAGGAGTATCTGGATCTGATGCAGACTGAACATATCCACGGATTTGTACATGACAGCATTCTGATAGATGTGGGAAGACCGGAATCGGTAATAGAAGCCGAAAAACATTTTAAATAA
- a CDS encoding RNase adapter RapZ, whose translation MLHIDIHSFSYKKGGIPKDNSGNGGGFTFDCRGILNPGRIEEYKIQTGNDIGVQEYLETKTEMPKFLELVKAIISINIDNYLARGFEDLQISFGCTGGQHRSVYSAIKIAEFIKEKYPEGTEISLHHDEQHHLNVSNG comes from the coding sequence ATGCTACACATCGACATACACAGTTTTTCATACAAAAAAGGAGGAATTCCCAAGGACAATTCAGGAAATGGCGGAGGTTTTACCTTCGACTGCAGAGGAATTTTGAATCCCGGAAGAATTGAAGAATATAAAATCCAGACAGGAAACGATATCGGAGTTCAGGAATATCTTGAAACAAAAACTGAAATGCCTAAATTCCTGGAGCTGGTAAAAGCTATTATATCAATTAATATTGATAATTACCTGGCACGAGGCTTTGAAGACCTGCAGATCAGTTTCGGATGTACGGGAGGACAGCACAGATCAGTTTATTCAGCAATCAAAATTGCTGAATTTATCAAAGAAAAATATCCGGAAGGAACAGAGATAAGCCTTCACCATGACGAACAGCACCACCTGAATGTGAGTAATGGATAA
- a CDS encoding aminoglycoside phosphotransferase family protein, translating to MTSKNAKLFFENYLGEPSSEFITLAQSGSARVNFLASSSTGKYIVTSNENIPENESFLYYSEIFSGLKLNTPTIFAVSDNRKMYIQEFLGGQTLSEIITKEGLSAHVKSLVEQTLEKLFQLQIQTQGKIDFSKTFEYEKYDELPIIHDLYYFKNFVADVLELEYQKSSLLKEFKQIANLIENLEPKGIMIRDFQARNIMVNKESKVSFIDYQSAMEGPLMYDVISFLFQAKADFPEDFKHEMLNYYIEQFDSETTKNQLKNSVKPIQMMRFLQVLGAYGFRGLIQRKQHFLASFEKGIQNITEFASSWEQMKEYPELKKVIEQLSAEDLKLKINTILNH from the coding sequence ATGACTTCCAAAAACGCAAAACTATTTTTTGAAAACTATCTGGGGGAACCATCGTCTGAGTTCATTACGCTCGCTCAAAGCGGTTCTGCCAGGGTAAATTTCCTGGCATCATCCAGCACCGGAAAATATATTGTTACGAGCAATGAAAATATCCCGGAAAATGAAAGTTTCCTGTATTATTCAGAAATTTTTTCAGGTTTAAAATTGAATACTCCCACTATTTTCGCGGTCTCAGACAACAGAAAGATGTATATACAGGAATTTCTTGGTGGACAGACACTTTCAGAGATTATTACCAAAGAAGGACTTTCTGCTCATGTAAAAAGCTTAGTAGAACAGACCTTAGAAAAACTTTTTCAGCTTCAGATCCAAACCCAAGGGAAAATTGACTTTTCTAAAACGTTTGAATACGAAAAGTATGATGAGCTTCCTATAATCCACGATTTGTACTATTTCAAAAATTTTGTAGCGGATGTCCTGGAACTGGAATATCAAAAATCTTCACTGCTGAAAGAATTTAAACAGATTGCCAATCTTATTGAAAATCTTGAGCCTAAAGGAATTATGATCCGTGATTTTCAGGCCAGAAACATTATGGTTAACAAAGAAAGTAAAGTTTCGTTCATCGACTATCAGTCTGCTATGGAAGGGCCGCTGATGTATGATGTCATCTCTTTTCTTTTCCAGGCTAAAGCTGATTTTCCGGAAGATTTTAAACATGAAATGCTCAATTATTACATAGAACAATTTGATAGTGAGACTACTAAAAATCAACTAAAGAATTCGGTAAAGCCCATTCAGATGATGAGATTCTTACAGGTTCTTGGAGCTTATGGTTTTAGAGGACTGATTCAACGGAAGCAGCATTTCTTAGCCAGTTTTGAAAAAGGAATTCAGAATATCACAGAGTTTGCGTCATCCTGGGAGCAGATGAAAGAATACCCGGAGCTGAAAAAGGTAATAGAACAGCTTTCTGCGGAAGATTTAAAATTAAAAATCAATACTATTTTGAATCATTAA
- the xrtF gene encoding exosortase family protein XrtF, which produces MLKDFKPVLSILLRFIVIYLVLLFAYQFYLNSFKADGLDPFSQIVARQVTSIQNVMGFPTLLYNDVKNEQVWFYVKKNYATRMVEGCNAISVMILFTSFVFAFYKGSKTFIFVLVGLVLLYVMNIIRIAGLNIVVTDHKEYGKIFHDFIFPAVIYGTVIILWLIWIKFFALKNENS; this is translated from the coding sequence ATGCTAAAGGATTTTAAACCGGTTTTAAGCATTTTGCTGAGATTTATTGTCATCTATTTGGTGCTGCTTTTTGCGTATCAGTTTTACCTTAATAGTTTTAAGGCCGACGGACTGGATCCTTTTTCGCAGATAGTTGCCAGGCAGGTTACTTCTATCCAGAATGTGATGGGATTTCCTACACTGCTTTATAATGATGTGAAAAACGAGCAGGTTTGGTTTTATGTGAAGAAAAATTATGCAACAAGAATGGTGGAAGGTTGCAATGCTATTTCTGTCATGATCCTGTTCACCTCTTTTGTATTTGCTTTTTATAAGGGCTCAAAAACATTTATTTTTGTACTTGTGGGCCTTGTATTGCTTTATGTCATGAATATTATAAGGATTGCGGGTCTGAATATTGTAGTAACGGATCATAAAGAATATGGAAAAATATTCCATGACTTTATTTTTCCGGCGGTTATTTACGGAACGGTGATCATTCTTTGGCTGATATGGATTAAATTCTTTGCTTTAAAAAATGAAAATTCTTAA
- a CDS encoding exosortase F system-associated protein produces MKILNWLLIIAGVCGLVGVRLLEDKIFYDPFLEYFHEANKNITFPQFEWAKLIVGHLFRFILNLIFSCLIIQCLFKNRQWTVQGALLISIIFMITFPIYLYCIYDRFEIGYLFSFYMRRFVIQPLALLLIVPMFYYRKQSS; encoded by the coding sequence ATGAAAATTCTTAACTGGCTTTTAATAATAGCGGGAGTCTGTGGTCTTGTAGGCGTGCGGTTGCTGGAAGATAAAATCTTTTACGATCCTTTCCTGGAATATTTTCATGAAGCGAATAAAAATATTACATTCCCGCAGTTTGAATGGGCAAAATTAATTGTAGGACATCTTTTCAGGTTTATCCTTAATCTTATTTTTTCCTGTCTGATTATCCAGTGTCTTTTTAAAAACAGGCAATGGACAGTACAGGGAGCATTGCTGATCAGCATTATTTTTATGATTACGTTCCCTATTTATCTTTACTGCATCTATGACCGGTTTGAAATAGGCTATCTTTTTTCCTTTTATATGAGAAGGTTTGTCATTCAGCCTTTAGCACTGCTTTTAATTGTTCCGATGTTTTACTATAGAAAGCAAAGCAGTTAA